A DNA window from Coffea arabica cultivar ET-39 chromosome 6c, Coffea Arabica ET-39 HiFi, whole genome shotgun sequence contains the following coding sequences:
- the LOC113693951 gene encoding uncharacterized protein isoform X2, which produces MGVGRKQENFQLNDNLLPKMKQPATTYFARNLGKSNLGGVIFGCKNNTFKECLSKQIFGLPAQHFLYVKNIDPGLPLFLFNYTDRKLHGIFEAASCGQMNINPYAWTPDGSERTPYPAQVQIRIRLQCQPLLEDQFKPIILDNYYNVSHFWFELDHTQARRLMAKLSAMAIAPSTFVPQNTAKWRNALYGLTSNEKREENGAYEQPVLRNKFVNSPDPGNCQLLESSLGNQESDRDAKDIIYLKLKELAINLESSDAPMRGHVGEIATARDEKLGQESLLAEFSGKKNKNNPVISYDLSDPSLVAQMLEGMKELMAFKEEQIQKANRMEQKLLEAEKEISQLKCRFMMLESRSNTSLVHVDGTGIKSCDDFHLDLDESIFLVGGYDGVLWSSALDLFSPSHDVLKSLKPMSSVRSYSSVAKLNGELYVFGGGTGSAWLDTVESYNFAQDQWSLCSSLNKKKGSLAGATLDNKIFAFGGGNGVDCFSDVEMYDVNVGRWIPTRSMLQKRFALAAAELNGALYAVGGYDGDNYLKSAERFDPREHSWSRIESMNTKRGCHSVVVMNEKIYALGGYDECDMSPSIEIFDPRLGKWMTGEPMNHSRGYSAAAVLKESIYVIGGVKTGGDIVDTIECYKDGQGWQITNLSAPRRRCFCSAIVLGD; this is translated from the exons ATGGGCGTaggaagaaaacaagaaaacttcCAGTTGAATGACAATTTGCTTCCCAAAATGAAACAGCCAGCCACTACTTATTTTGCAAGGAATTTGGGAAAGAGCAACCTTGGTGGTGTCATATTTGGTTGCAAGAACAACACGTTTAAAGAATGTCTTTCGAAACAGATCTTTG GCTTGCCAGCTCAGCATTTCTTGTATGTAAAGAACATTGATCCAGGTCTGCCACTATTTCTGTTCAATTACACTGACAGGAAGCTTCATGGCATCTTTGAGGCTGCTAGTTGTGGACAAATGAATATAAATCCCTATGCATGGACACCAGATGGTTCTGAGAGAACACCATATCCTGCCCAA GTTCAAATACGTATAAGGCTGCAGTGTCAACCACTGCTAGAAGACCAGTTCAAGCCTATAATTCTGGACAACTATTATAATGTAAGccatttctggtttgagctcGATCATACTCAAGCACGTAGATTGATGGCAAAACTCTCTGCAATGGCAATTGCTCCTAGTACATTTGTACCACAAAACACAGCGAAATGGAGGAATGCGTTGTATGGTTTAACTTCTAAcgagaagagagaggaaaacGGAGCTTATGAGCAACCAGTCTTAAGGAACAAGTTTGTCAACTCCCCTGATCCTGGTAACTGCCAGCTACTAGAGTCATCCCTGGGTAATCAAGAATCAGATAGAGATGCAAAAGACATCATCTACTTGAAACTAAAAGAGCTAGCTATTAATCTTGAGTCCTCAGATGCACCTATGAGGGGACATGTAGGAGAAATTGCCACTGCCAGAGATGAGAAATTGGGGCAAGAATCATTGCTGGCAGAATTTTCAGggaagaagaataaaaataatccTGTAATTTCTTATGACTTGTCTGATCCATCACTGGTGGCTCAG ATGCTTGAAGGAATGAAAGAGCTAATGGCTTTCAAAGAAGAGCAAATCCAAAAGGCAAATCGTATGGAACAGAAACTG CTAGAGGCAGAAAAAGAAATCAGCCAACTAAAGTGTAGGTTTATGATGTTGGAGTCAAGGTCAAATACTTCCCTGGTGCATGTGGATGGAACAGGAATCAAGTCATGTGATGACTTCCACTTGGACCTTGATGAATCAATATTTCTCGTGGGTGGATATGATGGTGTATTGTGGTCATCAGCATTGGATTTGTTTTCTCCTTCACATGATGTCTTGAAATCTCTTAAGCCAATGAGTTCTGTTCGATCGTATTCCTCAGTGGCAAAGTTAAATGGAGAACTATATGTGTTTGGCGGTGGAACTGGTAGTGCATGGCTTGACACGG TTGAGTCATATAACTTTGCCCAAGATCAATGGAGTCTGTGCTCATCATTGAATAAGAAGAAAGGTAGCTTAGCTGGCGCTACTTTGGACAacaaaatttttgcatttgGTGGTGGAAATGGGGTTGACTGTTTTTCAGATGTGGAAATGTATGATGTAAATGTTGGAAGATGGATACCCACCAGGTCAATGCTACAAAAG CGATTTGCTCTTGCTGCAGCAGAGCTCAATGGTGCTCTCTACGCTGTTGGTGGATATGATGGGGACAATTATTTGAA ATCTGCAGAAAGATTTGATCCCAGGGAACATTCTTGGAGCAGAATTGAGAGTATGAATACCAAGAGGGGCTGTCACTCAGTAGTCGTTATGAATGAAAAGAT ATATGCCTTGGGAGGCTATGATGAATGTGACATGTCGCCAAGCATTGAGATATTTGACCCTCGGCTTGGAAAATGGATGACTGGGGAGCCGATGAACCATTCCAGGGGATATTCAGCTGCTGCTGTTCTGAAGGAGTCAATCTATGTAATTGGCGGAGTGAAGACCGGTGGAGACATTGTAGACACG ATTGAATGTTACAAGGATGGCCAAGGGTGGCAAATTACCAACTTGAGTGCACCAAGAAGACGGTGTTTTTGCTCAGCTATTGTTTTAGGAGATTGA
- the LOC113691502 gene encoding patellin-6, with protein MMETSSQLSVQQAPHHHHQDHPTVPPGDSPMPPPSQALKKSFVTSLMEAAALRTPSFKEDTYFVSSLRPSEKKALQELKDKLMAYPGPAEHSMWGIPLLGGDERADVILLKFLRARDFRVADSVHMLLKCLSWRKDFEADKILDEDLGFKELEGVVAYMHGHDREGHPVCYNAYGVFKDKDMYERIFGDEEKLKKFLRWRVQVLERGIELLHFKPGGVNSIIQVTDLKDMPKRELRVASNHILSLFQDNYPEMVARKIFINVPWYFSVLYSMFSPFLTQRTKSKFVISKEGNVAETLYKFIRPENVPVQYGGLSRPDDVDGGPPKPASEFTVKGGEKVNIQIEGIEAGATISWDLVVGGWEVEYSAEFVPSGEGSYSIAVEKTRRISNGNGNGNAAAAAANQEAIRNSYTSKEAGQLVLLVDNTASRKRKVAAYRYTVRKSAPA; from the exons ATGATGGAAACTTCATCGCAGTTGTCCGTTCAGCAAGctccccaccaccaccaccaagaCCACCCGACGGTACCTCCCGGTGATTCCCCAATGCCACCACCCTCGCAAGCTTTAAAGAAAAGCTTCGTTACTTCATTAATGGAAGCTGCCGCGTTGCGCACTCCATCCTTTAAAGAAGACACCTACTTTGTCTCCTCCCTCAGGCCATCTGAGAAGAAGGCCCTCCAGGAGCTCAAGGACAAGCTCATGGCCTATCCCGGACCGGCTGAGCACTCCATGTGGGGAATTCCCTTGTTGGGCGGTGACGAGAGGGCTGACGTCATCCTCTTGAAATTCTTGCGGGCCAGGGACTTCAGGGTGGCCGACTCCGTGCACATGCTGCTCAAGTGCCTGTCCTGGAGGAAAGACTTCGAGGCCGACAAGATATTAGACGAAGATTTGGGGTTTAAAGAGCTGGAGGGGGTTGTGGCTTACATGCACGGCCATGATCGGGAGGGGCACCCGGTTTGCTACAATGCTTATGGGGTGTTCAAGGACAAGGACATGTACGAGAGGATCTTTGGAGATGAGGAAAAGCTCAAGAAGTTCCTGAGGTGGAGAGTTCAAGTTCTTGAAAGAGGCATTGAGCTTCTACATTTCAAGCCTGGTGGGGttaattccatcattcaagtcacTGATCTTAAGGACATGCCCAAGAGGGAGCTTAGGGTGGCCTCTAATCACATTCTGTCCCTATTCCAAGATAATTATCCTGAGATGGTTGCCCGTAAG ATTTTCATCAACGTGCCATGGTACTTTAGTGTGTTGTATTCCATGTTTAGTCCGTTTCTGACTCAAAGAACGAAGAGCAAGTTTGTGATCTCCAAGGAAGGAAATGTGGCCGAGACGCTTTACAA ATTCATAAGGCCCGAGAATGTGCCGGTCCAGTACGGCGGACTTAGCCGACCGGATGACGTGGATGGCGGTCCACCGAAACCGGCATCCGAGTTCACTGTGAAAGGTGGAGAGAAAGTCAATATCCAAATTGAGGGAATCGAG GCGGGGGCAACAATATCATGGGATCTGGTGGTAGGAGGGTGGGAAGTGGAATACAGCGCGGAGTTTGTACCCAGCGGGGAGGGCAGCTATTCAATTGCTGTGGAGAAGACTAGAAGGATTAGCAATGGCAATGGCAATGGCAATGCTGCTGCCGCCGCCGCCAACCAAGAGGCGATTCGCAACTCCTACACGTCAAAAGAAGCCGGACAATTGGTGCTTTTGGTGGACAACACTGCCTCCCGGAAGAGGAAGGTGGCGGCTTATCGATATACAGTTCGCAAATCGGCTCCCGCGTAA
- the LOC113693951 gene encoding uncharacterized protein isoform X1, translating to MHIPDPCCCLKGQEPSDMDFPIMHPMGVGRKQENFQLNDNLLPKMKQPATTYFARNLGKSNLGGVIFGCKNNTFKECLSKQIFGLPAQHFLYVKNIDPGLPLFLFNYTDRKLHGIFEAASCGQMNINPYAWTPDGSERTPYPAQVQIRIRLQCQPLLEDQFKPIILDNYYNVSHFWFELDHTQARRLMAKLSAMAIAPSTFVPQNTAKWRNALYGLTSNEKREENGAYEQPVLRNKFVNSPDPGNCQLLESSLGNQESDRDAKDIIYLKLKELAINLESSDAPMRGHVGEIATARDEKLGQESLLAEFSGKKNKNNPVISYDLSDPSLVAQMLEGMKELMAFKEEQIQKANRMEQKLLEAEKEISQLKCRFMMLESRSNTSLVHVDGTGIKSCDDFHLDLDESIFLVGGYDGVLWSSALDLFSPSHDVLKSLKPMSSVRSYSSVAKLNGELYVFGGGTGSAWLDTVESYNFAQDQWSLCSSLNKKKGSLAGATLDNKIFAFGGGNGVDCFSDVEMYDVNVGRWIPTRSMLQKRFALAAAELNGALYAVGGYDGDNYLKSAERFDPREHSWSRIESMNTKRGCHSVVVMNEKIYALGGYDECDMSPSIEIFDPRLGKWMTGEPMNHSRGYSAAAVLKESIYVIGGVKTGGDIVDTIECYKDGQGWQITNLSAPRRRCFCSAIVLGD from the exons ATGCATATTCCTGACCCTTGCTGTTGCCTGAAAGGGCAGGAGCCGAGTGACATGGATTTCCCTATCATGCATCC GATGGGCGTaggaagaaaacaagaaaacttcCAGTTGAATGACAATTTGCTTCCCAAAATGAAACAGCCAGCCACTACTTATTTTGCAAGGAATTTGGGAAAGAGCAACCTTGGTGGTGTCATATTTGGTTGCAAGAACAACACGTTTAAAGAATGTCTTTCGAAACAGATCTTTG GCTTGCCAGCTCAGCATTTCTTGTATGTAAAGAACATTGATCCAGGTCTGCCACTATTTCTGTTCAATTACACTGACAGGAAGCTTCATGGCATCTTTGAGGCTGCTAGTTGTGGACAAATGAATATAAATCCCTATGCATGGACACCAGATGGTTCTGAGAGAACACCATATCCTGCCCAA GTTCAAATACGTATAAGGCTGCAGTGTCAACCACTGCTAGAAGACCAGTTCAAGCCTATAATTCTGGACAACTATTATAATGTAAGccatttctggtttgagctcGATCATACTCAAGCACGTAGATTGATGGCAAAACTCTCTGCAATGGCAATTGCTCCTAGTACATTTGTACCACAAAACACAGCGAAATGGAGGAATGCGTTGTATGGTTTAACTTCTAAcgagaagagagaggaaaacGGAGCTTATGAGCAACCAGTCTTAAGGAACAAGTTTGTCAACTCCCCTGATCCTGGTAACTGCCAGCTACTAGAGTCATCCCTGGGTAATCAAGAATCAGATAGAGATGCAAAAGACATCATCTACTTGAAACTAAAAGAGCTAGCTATTAATCTTGAGTCCTCAGATGCACCTATGAGGGGACATGTAGGAGAAATTGCCACTGCCAGAGATGAGAAATTGGGGCAAGAATCATTGCTGGCAGAATTTTCAGggaagaagaataaaaataatccTGTAATTTCTTATGACTTGTCTGATCCATCACTGGTGGCTCAG ATGCTTGAAGGAATGAAAGAGCTAATGGCTTTCAAAGAAGAGCAAATCCAAAAGGCAAATCGTATGGAACAGAAACTG CTAGAGGCAGAAAAAGAAATCAGCCAACTAAAGTGTAGGTTTATGATGTTGGAGTCAAGGTCAAATACTTCCCTGGTGCATGTGGATGGAACAGGAATCAAGTCATGTGATGACTTCCACTTGGACCTTGATGAATCAATATTTCTCGTGGGTGGATATGATGGTGTATTGTGGTCATCAGCATTGGATTTGTTTTCTCCTTCACATGATGTCTTGAAATCTCTTAAGCCAATGAGTTCTGTTCGATCGTATTCCTCAGTGGCAAAGTTAAATGGAGAACTATATGTGTTTGGCGGTGGAACTGGTAGTGCATGGCTTGACACGG TTGAGTCATATAACTTTGCCCAAGATCAATGGAGTCTGTGCTCATCATTGAATAAGAAGAAAGGTAGCTTAGCTGGCGCTACTTTGGACAacaaaatttttgcatttgGTGGTGGAAATGGGGTTGACTGTTTTTCAGATGTGGAAATGTATGATGTAAATGTTGGAAGATGGATACCCACCAGGTCAATGCTACAAAAG CGATTTGCTCTTGCTGCAGCAGAGCTCAATGGTGCTCTCTACGCTGTTGGTGGATATGATGGGGACAATTATTTGAA ATCTGCAGAAAGATTTGATCCCAGGGAACATTCTTGGAGCAGAATTGAGAGTATGAATACCAAGAGGGGCTGTCACTCAGTAGTCGTTATGAATGAAAAGAT ATATGCCTTGGGAGGCTATGATGAATGTGACATGTCGCCAAGCATTGAGATATTTGACCCTCGGCTTGGAAAATGGATGACTGGGGAGCCGATGAACCATTCCAGGGGATATTCAGCTGCTGCTGTTCTGAAGGAGTCAATCTATGTAATTGGCGGAGTGAAGACCGGTGGAGACATTGTAGACACG ATTGAATGTTACAAGGATGGCCAAGGGTGGCAAATTACCAACTTGAGTGCACCAAGAAGACGGTGTTTTTGCTCAGCTATTGTTTTAGGAGATTGA
- the LOC113693950 gene encoding protein SIEL-like has product MVMEQRLLADAQFLLLGSQTHPRLLSSPHSALQPLLPLITSPGASLPTLSSLLKTLTLQLQCTTTTHLPRIVLALLSALSDHHPDLRREISLAVRAFALRLLPFSPSSSFAHSLAILFKDADTSSDVTDEPTFLSICFRPCKASLRRWLLQNVDKFCVRPSVLIAVLLGFTKDPYPLTRKAALDGLVWLSDKFVAVEDQSLLQCCYFSAAELLFDAEDSVRCSAVRTVSEWGLLLVESNQDKCKIDWSDALFVQLCSMVRDMSMKVRTEAFDALAKVPMVSQNVLLLTLTKKATSATKEITFPGRYAAKICKLPASAAAFAFIHGLEDEFFEVRRSACCALRTFAIAYGDFACEAVNLLMDMLNDDSVVVRLLALETMHHMAMYDCLKVQEGHLHMLLGALADDSTLIRSAAMKILQLIRLHKLAMFKLCFEGLVRNLELYPQDEADLLSVLLNIGQNHGWFVAHLIQENTEKIEPSVGGRLGFESARIVALLVLAISAPVSIERGICSIPPRMYSYAVTLLGRISDALIGTLNQNDLLSHLSRCSRFSCVSSSEFFRGEESAVPLVKSDTSLYPKNDGIHGSCSQRLLELERAVHPIANYPLKMHDEMESSMGNILQKIHSLWPLIRCGFADEATRTLRSWKKQLKTFTCISSEPTAELVFVLQYLRMIKLLGRVWIRCMFPLKPCFGVRKLEVLFRKLERSLKEMKYRFLGFSSEQELHILELILVTLILKLSNVKACCPSTNLKEISSVVTHVEHLVGGRSVELSSFVIELQKILREIGPSTAVLENALLLQKSLEYYTLRQFMFSGMLVHVVAKLDVYNNYENPLHYVLGLPVGIPIEITLRNISRESRMWLKMTFKETLAQFVYLDLHGPSGGDERRQFTFVAPFYGPPKARSFLLKISIGMECSSEPPYRSNVCGGPKHELINISGDSEVFLARVGG; this is encoded by the exons ATGGTGATGGAGCAGCGTCTCCTGGCCGACGCCCAATTCCTACTGCTGGGCAGCCAAACGCATCCCCGCCTTCTATCCTCTCCCCATTCCGCCTTGCAGCCACTGCTGCCTCTCATTACAAGCCCCGGCGCCTCCCTTCCCACCCTATCCTCTCtcctcaaaaccctaactctTCAGCTCCAGTGCACCACCACCACCCACCTCCCCCGAATCGTACTCGCCCTCCTATCTGCCCTCTCTGACCACCATCCCGACCTCCGCCGCGAAATTTCCCTCGCTGTCCGTGCATTCGCCCTCCGCCTCCTTCCTTTCTCTCCATCTTCCTCCTTCGCTCATTCCCTCGCCATCCTCTTTAAGGATGCTGACACTTCCAGTGATGTCACCGACGAACCGACGTTCCTTTCCATTTGCTTTCGCCCGTGTAAAGCTTCCTTAAGGCGCTGGCTGCTTCAGAATGTGGATAAATTTTGCGTCAGGCCGTCGGTGTTGATCGCGGTCCTTTTAGGGTTCACCAAGGATCCGTATCCGTTAACCAGGAAAGCCGCCCTGGATGGTTTGGTTTGGCTCTCCGATAAGTTCGTTGCGGTGGAGGATCAGAGCCTGCTTCAGTGTTGCTATTTTTCCGCCGCTGAGCTTCTCTTTGATGCAGAGGATTCCGTCAGATGCTCTGCAGTTCGCACT GTTAGCGAGTGGGGACTGTTACTTGTGGAGTCCAACCAAGACAAGTGTAAAATTGATTGGTCTGATGCTTTGTTTGTTCAG CTTTGCTCAATGGTGAGGGACATGAGCATGAAGGTCAGAACTGAAGCTTTTGATGCCCTCGCAAAGGTTCCAATGGTTTCGCAGAATGTTTTATTGCTGACACTAACTAAGAAAGCTACATCCGCCACAAAAGAAATAACTTTTCCAGGCCGTTACGCTGCAAAAATATGCAAATTGCCAGCATCAGCCGCAGCTTTTGCTTTTATTCATGGCCTGGAGGATGAATTCTTTGAG GTAAGAAGATCTGCGTGCTGTGCCTTGCGTACATTCGCCATTGCTTATGGTGATTTTGCATGCGAGGCTGTAAATCTCTTGATGGATATGCTTAATGATGATTCAGTGGTTGTGCGTTTACTAGCTCTGGAGACGATGCATCATATGGCCATGTATGACTGCCTAAAAGTTCAAGAAGGACACTTGCATATG TTGCTAGGGGCTCTAGCGGATGACTCTACCTTGATAAGATCTGCAGCAatgaaaattcttcaattaatcaGATTGCACAAATTGGCAATGTTTAAGTTATGTTTTGAAGGCCTTGTGAGAAACTTGGAATTGTATCCACAG GATGAAGCTGATTTGCTTTCTGTTTTGCTCAATATTGGGCAAAATCATGGGTGGTTTGTCGCCCACCTTATCCAGGAAAATACAGAAAAG ATAGAACCTTCTGTTGGAGGGAGATTGGGATTTGAGAGCGCAAGAATTGTTGCCTTGTTGGTGCTGGCCATCTCTGCCCCAGTCTCAATTGAACGAGGCATATGCAGTATTCCACCGAGGATGTACTCTTATGCAGTTACTTTACTGGGGAGAATTTCTGATGCTTTGATTGGTACTTTGAACCAGAATGACCTTCTGTCTCATCTTTCGCGTTGCAGCCGATTCTCATGTGTTTCCAGTTCTGAGTTTTTCAGAGGAGAAGAGTCAGCTGTCCCTCTGGTGAAAAGTGATACGTCCTTGTATCCAAAAAATGATGGGATTCATGGAAGTTGTTCTCAGAGATTACTGGAACTAGAGAGAGCAGTGCATCCAATTGCTAATTACCCTCTAAAAAtgcatgatgaaatggaaagTTCTATGGGCAATATCCTTCAAAAGATTCACAGCCTTTGGCCATTAATACGCTGTGGATTTGCAGATGAAGCAACTAGAACTTTAAG GAGTTGGAAGAAACAGTTGAAGACATTTACTTGTATTTCATCCGAACCCACAGCCGAGTTAGTTTTTGTTTTGCAATATCTGCGCATGATAAAACTGCTTGGAAGGGTATGGATCCGCTGTATGTTTCCTTTGAAGCCCTGCTTTGGGGTGAGGAAATTGGAAGTCTTATTTAGAAAGTTGGAAAGGAGCCTGAAAGAGATGAAGTATAGGTTCCTAGGTTTTAGCAGCGAGCAGGAGTTGCATATTTTAGAGCTAATTCTTGTTACACTTATATTGAAGTTGTCCAATGTCAAAGCCTGCTGTCCAAGTACTAATTTAAAGGAAATAAGTTCTGTAGTTACTCATGTTGAACATCTTGTTGGAGGCAGATCAGTTGAACTCTCCAGCTTTGTGATAGAGCTTCAGAAGATACTGAGGGAAATTGGTCCCTCAACGGCTGTCCTTGAAAATGCACTTCTGCTCCAAAAGTCACTTGAGTACTACACTTTGAGGCAGTTTATGTTTTCTGGAATGCTCGTACATGTGGTAGCTAAACTGGATGTGTACAACAACTACGAAAATCCTCTCCATTACGTTTTAGGTCTCCCTGTCGGCATACCAATTGAAATTACTTTGCGTAACATCTCAAGGGAAAGTCGCATGTGGCTGAAGATGACTTTTAAAGAGACGCTAGCTCAGTTTGTTTACCTGGATTTGCATGGACCAAGCGGGGGTGATGAACGTCGACAATTTACATTTGTTGCACCCTTTTATGGACCCCCTAAAGCGAGGTCCTTCTTACTGAAGATTAGCATTGGAATGGAATGCTCATCTGAGCCTCCTTACCGGTCGAATGTTTGTGGGGGACCGAAACACGAGCTTATTAATATTTCCGGAGATAGTGAAGTGTTTCTTGCTAGGGTTGGTGGATAG